In one Sporomusa sphaeroides DSM 2875 genomic region, the following are encoded:
- a CDS encoding YeiH family protein: MQSILNKLLGIGLTIIIAIPAWFIGEAFPIIGGPVLGILFGMVLAFGKRSVVFDEGIKYTAKKLLQYSIILLGFDMNLYNIFKVGGQTLALMVFTLTITFGTAFVAGKLLKIDPKTNILIGVGTAICGGSAIAATAPVIRADAEEVARSISTIFLFNVIAAFLFPLLGHILGMSDHTFGLWAGTAINDTSSVVAAGYAFSNEAGSLAVIVKLTRTLMIVPITLVLAIYTSRNSPKHHGNDKSNESYIMGKIFPWFVIGFVAASIVNTFIPMPQGMGASIAQLGKFIIIMAMAAIGLNINVIKLVKSGTKPILLGSICWLALSLASFSLI, translated from the coding sequence TTGCAATCAATATTAAATAAGCTCTTGGGTATTGGTCTTACAATTATTATAGCAATTCCGGCATGGTTCATAGGTGAGGCTTTTCCCATCATCGGTGGTCCTGTATTGGGTATTTTATTTGGCATGGTACTGGCCTTTGGGAAAAGGTCAGTCGTTTTTGATGAGGGGATCAAATATACCGCAAAAAAACTGCTGCAATACTCCATTATTCTTCTTGGTTTTGATATGAACCTGTACAATATTTTTAAAGTAGGAGGTCAGACGCTTGCTTTAATGGTGTTTACGCTGACAATTACATTTGGAACTGCTTTTGTTGCAGGAAAACTTCTGAAAATTGACCCCAAAACGAATATACTGATTGGAGTTGGTACCGCGATTTGCGGCGGTTCCGCAATTGCGGCAACAGCACCGGTGATTCGTGCCGACGCCGAGGAAGTTGCGCGCTCTATATCAACCATTTTTTTGTTCAATGTAATTGCAGCATTTCTATTTCCGTTGCTTGGGCATATTCTCGGCATGAGTGATCATACCTTCGGTTTATGGGCAGGCACTGCAATCAATGATACATCCTCCGTGGTTGCAGCCGGGTATGCCTTCAGCAATGAGGCCGGTAGCCTTGCCGTCATTGTGAAATTAACACGAACTCTGATGATTGTACCCATTACGCTGGTACTGGCTATTTATACGTCTCGAAACTCGCCAAAGCATCATGGAAACGACAAAAGCAATGAAAGCTATATTATGGGAAAAATATTTCCGTGGTTTGTGATCGGCTTCGTAGCTGCCTCTATCGTTAACACTTTTATCCCGATGCCACAGGGAATGGGGGCTTCCATTGCGCAGCTTGGAAAGTTTATTATTATCATGGCGATGGCTGCTATCGGGCTTAATATAAATGTAATAAAATTAGTAAAAAGCGGTACAAAGCCGATTTTGTTAGGATCAATTTGCTGGCTTGCATTATCGCTGGCTTCATTCAGTTTAATTTAA